From a single Paenibacillus sp. FSL R5-0345 genomic region:
- a CDS encoding sugar phosphate isomerase/epimerase family protein: MKLGIFSKVYLEYEMEIALHKIKAHGMSAVQFNFVNVGLASLPIEISQNIIDQIKEATINSGVNIAVISGTFNTLELNEKKIVENQLCFENVVKAAAALAVPYVSISTGSLNQEDFWSPHPDNHTDRAWSLLQHSLAWMLEIAEANQVTLVFEPEQANVVSTAEDALRLLREMDSPHLKALYDAANLVTPQDHKDLIGKITKTLTALKDYIAIAHCKDAFVTEEKIIFQPVGKGNLPLKQYLNELCKNYDGPIIMHGLVEADVTYAINYLK, encoded by the coding sequence GTGAAGCTAGGGATTTTCTCGAAAGTATATTTAGAATATGAAATGGAGATCGCTTTACACAAAATCAAAGCGCATGGTATGAGTGCTGTTCAATTCAATTTTGTTAATGTGGGATTGGCGAGCTTACCTATAGAAATAAGTCAGAATATCATCGATCAAATCAAAGAAGCAACGATAAACAGCGGGGTTAACATTGCTGTGATCTCAGGGACATTTAATACGCTGGAGCTAAATGAGAAAAAGATAGTTGAGAATCAGCTTTGTTTTGAGAATGTAGTTAAGGCTGCTGCTGCATTAGCTGTCCCTTATGTTTCTATTTCTACGGGTAGTTTGAATCAAGAAGATTTTTGGAGTCCTCATCCTGACAATCATACAGATAGGGCATGGTCACTATTGCAGCATAGTCTGGCATGGATGCTGGAAATTGCAGAAGCAAATCAAGTGACTTTAGTATTTGAACCTGAACAAGCGAATGTGGTAAGTACGGCAGAGGATGCTTTAAGATTACTGAGAGAGATGGATTCCCCTCACCTTAAGGCTCTGTACGATGCAGCAAATCTTGTGACCCCGCAGGATCATAAAGACCTTATTGGAAAAATCACAAAAACACTAACTGCGTTGAAAGATTACATTGCCATTGCACATTGCAAGGATGCTTTTGTAACCGAAGAGAAGATTATTTTTCAACCTGTGGGTAAAGGGAATTTGCCTTTAAAGCAATACCTAAATGAATTATGTAAAAATTATGACGGTCCTATTATTATGCATGGATTAGTTGAAGCTGATGTAACGTATGCTATAAATTACCTGAAATAG
- a CDS encoding Gfo/Idh/MocA family protein, with protein sequence MVKESKLLNIGVLGCGQISQAAHFDSIRRSRNANLYAICDVDEFLLQRMNAIYEPDKVYTEYDQMLSDPNVDAVVIGIADQFHVEAAKQAVRAGKHVLVEKPIGVTIEEVEELQELVDRTDLKVQVGNMKRYDPGIIAAKEFVDQEMGEIIGLKAWYCDSTYRYTVTENVQPVIISGKNIKRPAGDPKANKERYYMLGHGSHLLDTARFLGGNIVSVKAWNTQKFGAYCWFITAEFENGFVAQLDLTIAVRMDWHEGFQIYGEFGTVVGKTYNPWTLKSSDVEIFKASDNSYHRPLGADGHVYRLQIEGFADSVLHNNTGVGATIEDGMATMRAMLAVEESVKTGNTIYLRDVSGHL encoded by the coding sequence ATGGTCAAGGAAAGTAAATTATTAAACATCGGGGTGTTGGGCTGCGGTCAAATCTCTCAGGCGGCACACTTTGATTCGATTAGAAGATCACGAAATGCTAACCTTTATGCGATCTGTGATGTGGATGAATTCTTGCTCCAAAGAATGAATGCGATCTATGAACCTGATAAAGTGTATACGGAGTATGATCAAATGCTGTCAGACCCGAATGTTGATGCTGTAGTTATCGGCATTGCGGATCAATTTCACGTGGAAGCTGCAAAACAAGCCGTGCGTGCGGGTAAACATGTATTGGTAGAAAAGCCTATAGGTGTAACTATCGAAGAAGTGGAAGAACTACAAGAGCTTGTGGATCGTACCGATCTTAAAGTGCAGGTGGGAAATATGAAGAGATATGACCCTGGTATAATAGCAGCCAAAGAGTTCGTGGATCAGGAAATGGGAGAGATTATAGGTCTAAAAGCTTGGTATTGTGATTCGACTTATCGATATACCGTCACCGAGAATGTTCAACCAGTAATTATATCCGGAAAAAATATAAAGAGACCTGCTGGAGATCCAAAAGCGAATAAGGAACGCTATTATATGTTAGGTCATGGAAGTCATTTGCTCGATACTGCAAGATTTCTGGGAGGAAATATTGTAAGTGTTAAGGCGTGGAATACGCAAAAGTTCGGTGCCTATTGCTGGTTTATTACTGCGGAGTTCGAAAACGGCTTTGTAGCCCAATTGGATCTGACCATTGCGGTTCGAATGGATTGGCATGAAGGATTCCAGATATACGGTGAATTCGGAACGGTAGTAGGGAAGACTTACAACCCTTGGACATTAAAATCAAGCGATGTAGAAATTTTCAAAGCTAGTGACAACAGCTACCACAGACCACTTGGAGCCGATGGACATGTTTATAGATTACAGATTGAGGGTTTCGCAGATTCTGTACTGCACAACAATACAGGTGTAGGTGCAACGATTGAAGATGGGATGGCTACCATGAGAGCGATGCTCGCTGTAGAAGAATCGGTTAAGACTGGAAATACAATTTACCTAAGAGACGTTTCGGGTCATTTATAA
- a CDS encoding alpha/beta fold hydrolase, whose translation MPYFTYDHIRFYYEDDEGDGEPFVFLHGLGGDVNQTFGVMKQSDHIRRISLDFRGHGKTVSFGHADDFSFKQFAEDVIALTEHLHIKSFNIGGISTGAGVSLHLALRYPASVSKLIVSRPAWEDKPQEKWVREAFAKIHDVLQDTDPLTAQNRYENSEDYTSINSVSSYAGESLLGQFKYPYVKETSMKFVKLPQDCPNDDREAWKNLKMPTLILASQHDPIHPYAYGRLLSDYIPNTHFIEITPKTINSKQHNHDSYKAIENFLNER comes from the coding sequence ATGCCTTACTTTACCTATGATCATATTCGTTTTTATTATGAAGATGATGAAGGGGATGGAGAGCCTTTTGTATTCCTTCATGGTCTGGGCGGAGACGTCAATCAAACCTTCGGTGTAATGAAGCAATCTGATCACATAAGAAGGATCTCACTAGATTTTCGAGGTCATGGAAAGACGGTGTCGTTTGGCCATGCGGATGATTTTTCTTTTAAACAATTCGCCGAGGATGTGATAGCTTTAACGGAACACCTTCATATTAAATCATTTAATATTGGAGGGATTTCAACAGGTGCTGGGGTTTCTCTTCATTTGGCATTGAGGTATCCGGCTAGCGTTAGTAAGCTTATTGTGTCTCGTCCAGCATGGGAGGATAAACCGCAAGAGAAATGGGTTCGTGAAGCTTTTGCTAAAATTCATGATGTACTGCAGGATACAGATCCCCTGACCGCCCAAAATAGATACGAAAATTCAGAGGACTATACATCCATAAATTCAGTATCGTCATATGCGGGAGAGTCTCTCTTAGGGCAGTTTAAATATCCTTATGTAAAAGAAACCTCGATGAAGTTTGTGAAGCTGCCCCAGGATTGTCCTAATGATGATCGTGAGGCTTGGAAAAACTTAAAGATGCCCACATTGATCCTTGCTAGTCAACATGACCCCATTCATCCATACGCCTATGGACGATTGCTTTCTGATTATATCCCAAACACCCATTTCATTGAGATAACTCCCAAAACGATTAATAGTAAACAACATAATCATGATTCCTATAAGGCTATCGAGAACTTTTTAAACGAAAGATGA